In Cellvibrio polysaccharolyticus, a genomic segment contains:
- a CDS encoding alpha-amylase family glycosyl hydrolase, which translates to MLSHALHHRGMYLIQDVVVNHVGNFFSYTGEYDPKDPTRNFSLNTEASPGSAPDQYPFSSNNANNPEHRAVAIYHWTPEINDFSNRTQETTFQSGMLNDLNTENPVVRDALKDSFAYWIKEVGVDAIRIDTVKYVEAEFYEDFLHGENSLTANKGGEGAYRGLTKEPSMWTFAAPDIKGPLILDAAMLSL; encoded by the coding sequence TTGCTGTCACACGCGCTTCACCATCGCGGTATGTATCTTATTCAGGATGTGGTGGTTAACCATGTGGGTAATTTTTTCAGTTATACGGGGGAGTACGATCCCAAAGATCCAACGCGCAATTTTTCACTGAATACGGAAGCAAGCCCCGGTTCGGCACCTGATCAATATCCATTTAGTTCGAATAATGCGAATAACCCCGAGCACCGTGCAGTGGCCATTTATCATTGGACGCCGGAAATCAATGATTTTTCAAATCGCACCCAGGAAACGACTTTTCAAAGCGGTATGCTCAATGATCTCAATACTGAAAATCCGGTAGTGAGAGATGCACTCAAAGATTCGTTTGCCTATTGGATAAAAGAAGTGGGTGTCGATGCGATTCGTATTGATACCGTGAAATATGTTGAAGCTGAGTTTTATGAAGATTTTCTTCATGGGGAAAATAGCTTAACGGCAAATAAGGGTGGTGAAGGTGCCTATCGCGGGCTGACCAAAGAGCCAAGCATGTGGACTTTCGCTGCGCCTGATATTAAAGGGCCGCTTATTTTGGATGCTGCGATGCTGAGTTTATAA